A single region of the Bacteroides luhongzhouii genome encodes:
- a CDS encoding glycoside hydrolase family 3 protein: MKNIKKMVLVSAFAGTCLAPHAQTTSPAIPSDPAIEANIREWLQKMTLEQKIGQMCEITIDVVSDLETSRKKGFRLSEAMLDTVIGKYKVGSLLNVPLGVAQKKEKWAEAIKQIQEKSMKEIGIPCIYGVDQIHGTTYTLDGTMFPQGINMGATFNRELTRRGAEISAYETKAGCIPWTFAPVVDLGRDPRWARMWENYGEDCYVNAEMGVSAVKGFQGEDPNRIGEYNVAACMKHYMGYGVPVSGKDRTPSSISRSDMREKHFAPFLAAVRQGALSVMVNSGVDNGLPFHANRELLTEWLKKDLNWDGLIVTDWADINNLCTRDHIAATKKEAVKIAINAGIDMSMVPYEVSFCDYLKELVEEGEVSMERIDDAVARVLRLKYRLGLFDHPYWDIKKYDKFGSKEFAAVALQAAEESEVLLKNDGNILPIAKGKKILLTGPNANSMRCLNGGWSYSWQGHVADEYAQAYHTIYEALYEKYGKENIIYEPGVTYAPYKNDNWWEENKPEIEKPVAAAAQADIIIACIGENSYCETPGNLTDLTLSENQRNLVKALAGTGKPIVLILNQGRPRIINDIEPLAKAVVNIMLPSNYGGDALANLLAGDANFSGKMPFTYPRLINALATYDYKPCENMGQMGGNYNYDSVMDIQWPFGFGLSYTNYKYSNLKVNKPTFNADDELIFTVDVTNTGRVAGKESVLLFSKDLVASSTPDNIRLRNFEKVSLKPGETKTVTLKLKGSDLAFVGYDSKWRLEKGDFKIKCGDQWIDIVCNQTKVWNTPNKNTLHN; the protein is encoded by the coding sequence ATGAAAAACATTAAGAAAATGGTATTAGTATCAGCCTTTGCCGGTACTTGTCTTGCGCCCCATGCACAGACAACCTCTCCTGCCATCCCGTCTGATCCGGCTATTGAAGCTAACATCCGGGAATGGCTTCAAAAAATGACTCTCGAACAAAAGATCGGTCAGATGTGTGAAATCACCATTGATGTGGTTTCTGATCTTGAAACCAGTCGCAAAAAGGGATTCCGTCTTAGCGAGGCAATGCTCGACACAGTTATCGGCAAATATAAAGTAGGTTCCCTGTTGAATGTTCCTTTAGGGGTAGCACAGAAAAAGGAAAAGTGGGCGGAAGCCATCAAACAGATACAGGAGAAGTCTATGAAAGAAATCGGCATCCCGTGCATCTATGGGGTAGATCAGATTCATGGAACAACCTACACATTGGACGGAACGATGTTTCCGCAAGGCATCAACATGGGAGCCACCTTCAACCGCGAGCTAACCAGAAGAGGTGCCGAAATCTCCGCTTATGAAACGAAAGCCGGCTGCATCCCCTGGACGTTCGCTCCGGTAGTCGACTTAGGCCGAGACCCGCGCTGGGCACGTATGTGGGAGAACTATGGTGAAGATTGTTATGTAAATGCAGAAATGGGCGTATCGGCCGTGAAAGGTTTTCAGGGAGAAGACCCGAACCGTATCGGAGAATACAATGTAGCTGCATGCATGAAGCATTATATGGGTTACGGTGTACCTGTTTCCGGTAAAGACCGTACTCCATCTTCCATCTCACGCAGTGATATGCGTGAAAAACATTTCGCACCTTTCCTTGCCGCTGTACGTCAGGGTGCATTGAGCGTAATGGTAAACTCCGGTGTTGACAACGGACTGCCTTTTCACGCCAACCGTGAGTTGCTGACCGAATGGCTGAAAAAAGACTTGAACTGGGACGGACTGATTGTGACAGACTGGGCAGATATCAACAACCTTTGTACCCGGGATCACATCGCTGCCACCAAGAAAGAGGCTGTCAAGATTGCCATCAATGCCGGTATCGACATGTCGATGGTTCCTTATGAAGTGAGTTTCTGCGATTATCTGAAAGAGTTGGTTGAAGAAGGAGAGGTATCGATGGAACGCATCGACGACGCAGTAGCCCGTGTGTTGCGTCTGAAATATCGCCTGGGATTGTTCGACCATCCGTATTGGGACATTAAGAAGTATGACAAGTTCGGTTCTAAGGAATTTGCAGCTGTTGCTCTGCAGGCTGCCGAAGAATCGGAAGTGTTACTGAAGAATGATGGAAATATCCTGCCGATAGCGAAAGGTAAAAAGATTCTTCTGACCGGACCGAACGCAAACTCGATGCGTTGTCTGAATGGCGGATGGTCGTATAGTTGGCAAGGACACGTTGCCGATGAATATGCACAAGCATATCATACCATCTACGAGGCTTTGTATGAGAAATATGGAAAAGAGAATATTATCTATGAACCGGGAGTGACCTACGCCCCTTATAAGAACGATAACTGGTGGGAAGAGAACAAACCGGAAATTGAGAAACCGGTGGCAGCGGCAGCACAAGCGGATATAATCATCGCCTGCATCGGCGAAAACTCTTATTGCGAAACCCCGGGCAACCTGACTGATCTTACATTATCGGAAAACCAACGAAATCTGGTAAAAGCTTTGGCTGGTACGGGCAAACCTATTGTCCTGATTCTGAATCAGGGACGTCCGCGCATTATCAACGATATAGAGCCTTTGGCTAAAGCGGTTGTCAACATCATGTTGCCAAGCAATTACGGTGGCGACGCACTTGCTAACCTATTGGCAGGCGACGCAAACTTCAGTGGAAAAATGCCGTTCACCTATCCCCGACTAATCAATGCCTTGGCGACTTATGACTACAAGCCTTGCGAAAACATGGGGCAAATGGGAGGTAACTACAATTACGACTCGGTGATGGATATTCAATGGCCGTTCGGTTTCGGATTAAGTTATACTAATTATAAGTACAGCAATTTAAAAGTAAATAAACCTACTTTTAATGCTGACGATGAATTGATATTCACAGTTGACGTAACCAACACGGGCAGAGTTGCCGGAAAAGAGAGTGTGTTATTGTTCTCTAAGGACTTAGTAGCAAGCAGTACACCGGACAATATTCGTTTACGAAACTTCGAAAAGGTATCTCTGAAGCCGGGAGAAACAAAGACTGTTACGCTGAAACTGAAAGGAAGCGATCTGGCATTTGTCGGATATGACAGTAAATGGAGACTGGAAAAAGGAGATTTCAAGATTAAATGTGGTGACCAATGGATAGATATCGTATGTAATCAGACGAAGGTGTGGAATACTCCGAATAAGAATACGCTCCACAACTAA
- a CDS encoding HU family DNA-binding protein, producing MAIQFELYKTPRPKDEEGKEVYHARVVNFQHINTDYLAKEIQIATSLTEGDVKSVLESLSHFMGDRLREGESVHLDGIGYFQVKLNSKEPITSPKLKVNQMKLKANISFKADAKLKRSVSVVHMERSKLRCHSASHSNDEIDKLLTDYFKSNPVLTRRDFQGLCGFTSTTAARQIKRLKEEEKKLKNINTYYNPIYVPMPGYYGKAEIKEDEANTIQQ from the coding sequence ATGGCAATACAATTTGAATTGTACAAGACTCCCCGCCCGAAGGACGAGGAAGGTAAAGAAGTGTATCACGCACGTGTAGTCAACTTCCAACACATTAACACAGACTATCTGGCAAAAGAAATCCAGATAGCCACCTCTCTGACTGAGGGAGATGTGAAGTCAGTCCTCGAATCTCTAAGTCATTTTATGGGAGATCGTCTCCGGGAAGGAGAAAGTGTCCATCTGGATGGCATCGGTTATTTTCAAGTAAAACTGAACAGCAAAGAACCCATCACTTCGCCCAAACTAAAAGTGAATCAGATGAAACTCAAAGCCAACATCAGTTTCAAAGCAGACGCTAAATTGAAAAGATCTGTCAGTGTTGTTCATATGGAACGAAGCAAACTAAGATGCCATTCTGCCTCCCACTCAAATGATGAAATAGACAAACTACTGACAGACTATTTCAAGAGTAACCCTGTATTAACCCGTCGTGACTTTCAAGGGTTATGCGGATTTACCTCTACCACTGCCGCACGACAAATCAAACGGCTGAAGGAAGAGGAGAAAAAGTTGAAGAATATCAATACTTATTATAATCCGATTTACGTGCCGATGCCGGGATATTATGGCAAAGCAGAGATAAAAGAGGATGAAGCAAATACTATACAGCAATAA
- a CDS encoding helix-turn-helix domain-containing protein, whose product MPKDSFCIQYTNCTGCPKSVENILIYRNLPKGEHIPKDKCTQNCMLFMIKGELLINSEEHPGITLRERQIVLQAIGSKVEILALTDVEYVVYWFNELPLLCEDRYKEMMEQAEAPLTYTPLIMSERLYHLVTSMPEFLAEENPCSKYIDLKCKELVFLITNFYPLPQLGSFFYPISTYTESFHYFVMQNYSNVKNVEEFAHLGGYTTTTFRRLFKNLYGVPVYEWILEKKREGILEDLQHTKMRITEICNKYGFDSLSHFAHFCKDSFGDTPRALRKKAAGGEKIGKIQ is encoded by the coding sequence ATGCCAAAAGATTCATTTTGCATACAATATACCAACTGTACAGGATGTCCCAAAAGTGTTGAGAATATCCTTATATATAGAAACTTACCTAAAGGAGAGCATATCCCCAAGGATAAGTGTACACAGAATTGTATGCTTTTTATGATAAAGGGCGAATTACTTATCAATAGCGAAGAGCATCCCGGAATAACGTTACGCGAAAGACAAATTGTTTTGCAAGCTATTGGCTCCAAGGTCGAAATACTGGCACTGACAGATGTTGAATACGTTGTCTACTGGTTCAACGAACTGCCTCTGCTCTGCGAAGACCGGTATAAAGAAATGATGGAACAGGCGGAAGCTCCTTTGACCTACACTCCACTGATTATGAGTGAAAGACTTTACCACCTTGTCACCAGTATGCCCGAATTCCTCGCTGAAGAAAACCCTTGCAGCAAGTATATCGACTTAAAATGCAAAGAATTGGTTTTCTTGATTACCAACTTCTATCCGCTGCCCCAGCTAGGTTCATTCTTCTATCCAATCAGCACGTATACGGAAAGTTTCCACTATTTCGTCATGCAGAATTACAGCAACGTGAAGAACGTAGAAGAATTTGCACATCTGGGAGGATATACGACCACTACTTTCCGCCGACTTTTCAAAAACCTCTATGGTGTGCCCGTATACGAATGGATACTGGAAAAGAAACGAGAAGGAATCTTGGAAGACCTGCAACACACCAAAATGCGAATCACCGAAATCTGTAACAAATACGGATTCGACTCCCTGTCGCATTTCGCACACTTCTGTAAAGACTCTTTTGGCGATACCCCACGCGCTTTACGCAAAAAAGCAGCCGGCGGTGAGAAAATCGGAAAGATACAATAA
- a CDS encoding succinate dehydrogenase/fumarate reductase cytochrome b subunit — MWLSNSSVGRKVVMSVTGIALVLFLTFHMAMNLVAIISADGYNMICEFLGANWYALVATAGLAALFVIHIIYAFWLTMQNRKARGSERYAVVDKPKTVEWASQNMLVLGLIVIVGLGLHLFNFWAKMQLPELMHNMGMHADTLTLAYAANGAYHIQQTFSCPVYVVLYLVWLFALWFHLTHGFWSSMQSLGWNNKVWINRWKCISNIYSTIVVLGFALVVVVFFVKTLICGGAC; from the coding sequence ATGTGGTTAAGTAATTCATCTGTAGGAAGGAAAGTGGTGATGAGCGTTACCGGTATCGCCCTTGTCCTGTTTCTAACATTTCACATGGCGATGAACTTGGTTGCGATCATCTCGGCTGATGGTTACAACATGATTTGTGAGTTCCTGGGAGCAAACTGGTATGCATTAGTGGCTACCGCAGGACTGGCTGCTCTTTTCGTTATTCACATTATCTACGCATTCTGGCTGACCATGCAGAATCGCAAAGCGCGTGGTAGCGAACGCTATGCAGTGGTTGACAAACCAAAAACTGTAGAATGGGCATCTCAAAACATGTTGGTGCTGGGTCTGATCGTTATTGTAGGTCTTGGTTTGCACCTCTTCAACTTCTGGGCAAAAATGCAGTTGCCGGAACTGATGCACAACATGGGCATGCACGCTGATACACTGACGCTGGCTTATGCCGCTAACGGTGCTTATCACATCCAGCAGACTTTCTCTTGCCCGGTTTACGTAGTTCTTTACCTCGTTTGGCTGTTTGCTTTGTGGTTCCACCTGACTCACGGTTTCTGGAGCTCTATGCAATCACTGGGATGGAACAACAAAGTATGGATCAATCGTTGGAAATGCATTTCTAACATCTATTCTACGATTGTTGTACTCGGTTTCGCACTGGTAGTAGTGGTATTCTTCGTGAAAACACTGATTTGTGGCGGTGCTTGCTAA
- a CDS encoding fumarate reductase/succinate dehydrogenase flavoprotein subunit, with translation MIKIDSKIPEGPVAEKWTNYKAHQKLVNPANKRRLDIIVVGTGLAGASAAASLGEMGFRVFNFCIQDSPRRAHSIAAQGGINAAKNYQNDGDSVYRLFYDTVKGGDYRAREANVYRLAEVSNAIIDQCVAQGVPFAREYGGTLDNRSFGGAQVSRTFYAKGQTGQQLLLGAYSALSRQVNVGTVKLYTRYEMQDVVIVDGRARGIIAKNLVTGKLERFAAHAVVIATGGYGNAYFLSTNAMGCNCTAAISCYRKGAVFANPAYVQIHPTCIPVHGDKQSKLTLMSESLRNDGRIWVPKKKEDAVKLQKGEIKGSDIPEEDRDYYLERRYPAFGNLVPRDVASRAAKERCDAGFGVNNTGLAVFLDFSEAINRLGIDIVLQRYGNLFDMYEEITDVNPGELAKEINGVKYYNPMMIYPAIHYTMGGIWVDYELQTTIKGLFAIGECNFSDHGANRLGASALMQGLADGYFVLPYTIQNYLADQITVPRFSTDLPEFAEAEKAVQAKIDKFMSIQGKESVDSIHKKLGHVMWEYVGMGRTAEGLKKGIAELKEIRKEFETNLFIPGSKEGMNVELDKAIRLYDFITMGELVAYDALNRNESCGGHFREEYQTEEGEAKRDDENFFYVACWEYQGDDEKAPVLYKEPLVYEAIKVQTRNYKS, from the coding sequence ATGATCAAGATAGATTCAAAAATTCCAGAAGGCCCGGTGGCTGAGAAATGGACCAACTATAAAGCTCACCAGAAATTGGTGAATCCCGCTAATAAACGTCGTTTGGACATCATCGTTGTGGGTACGGGTCTGGCAGGTGCTTCTGCCGCTGCTTCACTTGGTGAAATGGGTTTCAGAGTATTCAATTTCTGTATTCAGGATTCTCCCCGTCGTGCACACTCTATCGCTGCACAGGGTGGTATCAATGCTGCAAAGAATTATCAAAATGATGGTGACTCGGTTTACCGTCTGTTCTACGATACAGTGAAAGGTGGCGACTATCGTGCCCGTGAAGCAAACGTATATCGTTTGGCTGAAGTATCCAACGCTATCATCGACCAATGTGTAGCGCAAGGTGTTCCTTTCGCTCGCGAATATGGTGGTACGCTGGATAACCGTTCTTTCGGTGGCGCACAGGTATCCCGTACTTTCTACGCTAAAGGCCAGACAGGTCAACAGTTACTGCTGGGTGCTTACTCTGCATTGAGCCGTCAGGTAAACGTAGGTACTGTTAAACTGTACACCCGCTATGAAATGCAGGATGTTGTCATCGTTGACGGACGTGCCCGCGGTATCATCGCAAAAAATCTTGTAACAGGTAAGTTGGAACGTTTCGCCGCTCACGCTGTAGTCATCGCTACCGGTGGTTATGGTAACGCTTACTTCCTGTCTACTAACGCTATGGGTTGTAACTGTACAGCTGCTATCTCTTGCTACCGCAAGGGTGCTGTATTCGCAAATCCTGCATACGTTCAGATTCACCCGACTTGTATCCCGGTACACGGTGACAAACAGTCTAAGCTGACTTTGATGTCTGAATCTCTCCGTAACGACGGTCGTATCTGGGTTCCGAAGAAGAAAGAAGATGCCGTAAAACTCCAAAAAGGCGAAATCAAAGGAAGTGATATTCCGGAAGAAGACCGCGACTATTACTTGGAACGCCGCTATCCGGCATTCGGTAACCTGGTTCCGCGTGACGTTGCCAGCCGTGCTGCCAAAGAACGTTGCGACGCAGGTTTCGGTGTAAACAACACCGGTTTAGCCGTATTCCTCGACTTCTCTGAAGCTATCAACCGCTTGGGTATCGACATCGTTCTTCAACGTTATGGCAACCTCTTCGATATGTATGAGGAAATCACTGACGTTAATCCGGGAGAACTGGCAAAAGAAATTAATGGCGTAAAATATTATAACCCGATGATGATTTATCCGGCTATCCACTATACAATGGGTGGTATCTGGGTAGACTACGAACTGCAAACCACTATCAAGGGTCTGTTCGCTATCGGTGAATGTAACTTCTCCGACCATGGCGCAAACCGCCTCGGTGCTTCTGCATTGATGCAAGGTTTGGCTGACGGTTACTTCGTATTGCCTTACACCATCCAGAACTATCTGGCAGACCAGATCACTGTTCCTCGTTTCTCTACCGATCTTCCTGAATTTGCAGAAGCAGAAAAAGCTGTTCAAGCTAAGATTGACAAATTCATGAGCATCCAGGGTAAAGAATCAGTTGATTCTATCCACAAGAAACTGGGTCATGTCATGTGGGAATATGTAGGTATGGGACGTACGGCAGAAGGCTTGAAAAAAGGTATCGCCGAACTGAAAGAAATCCGCAAGGAATTCGAAACGAACTTGTTTATCCCCGGTTCTAAAGAAGGTATGAACGTAGAGCTTGACAAAGCAATCCGTCTGTACGACTTCATCACTATGGGTGAGCTTGTTGCTTACGATGCATTGAACCGTAACGAAAGTTGTGGTGGTCACTTCCGTGAAGAATACCAGACTGAAGAAGGAGAAGCAAAACGTGATGACGAAAACTTCTTCTATGTAGCATGCTGGGAATATCAAGGTGACGATGAAAAAGCTCCGGTGTTGTACAAAGAACCACTGGTATACGAAGCTATCAAGGTTCAGACTCGTAACTACAAGAGCTAA
- a CDS encoding succinate dehydrogenase/fumarate reductase iron-sulfur subunit produces MDKNISFTLKVWRQAGPKAKGAFETYQMKDIPGDTSFLEMLDILNEQLISERKEPVVFDHDCREGICGMCSLYINGHPHGPATGATTCQIYMRRFNDGDTITVEPWRSAGFPVIKDLMVDRTAYDKIMQAGGYVSVRTGAPQDANAILIAKPIADEAMDAASCIGCGACVAACKNGSAMLFVSAKVSQLNLLPQGKPEALRRAKAMLSKMDELGFGNCTNTRACEAECPKNISISNIARLNRDFIIAKLKD; encoded by the coding sequence ATGGATAAAAATATATCATTTACACTGAAGGTATGGCGCCAAGCTGGTCCGAAAGCTAAAGGTGCTTTTGAAACCTACCAAATGAAAGATATCCCCGGCGATACTTCCTTCCTCGAAATGCTGGATATTCTGAACGAACAGCTCATCAGCGAAAGAAAAGAACCGGTAGTATTCGATCATGACTGCCGCGAAGGTATCTGCGGTATGTGTTCTCTTTACATCAACGGACACCCGCACGGTCCTGCGACAGGTGCTACTACTTGCCAGATTTACATGCGTCGTTTCAACGATGGTGACACCATCACTGTTGAACCTTGGCGTTCGGCCGGTTTCCCTGTCATCAAGGACTTGATGGTAGACCGTACTGCTTATGACAAGATTATGCAAGCTGGTGGTTACGTAAGCGTACGCACAGGTGCTCCGCAGGATGCTAACGCTATCCTGATTGCGAAACCTATCGCTGACGAAGCTATGGATGCTGCTTCTTGTATCGGTTGTGGTGCTTGTGTAGCTGCATGTAAAAATGGTTCTGCTATGTTGTTCGTTTCTGCAAAAGTTAGCCAGTTGAACTTGCTACCGCAAGGTAAACCGGAAGCTTTGCGTCGTGCAAAAGCTATGTTGTCAAAGATGGACGAACTGGGCTTCGGTAACTGTACAAACACTCGTGCTTGTGAGGCTGAATGTCCGAAGAACATTTCTATCAGCAACATCGCTCGCTTGAACCGCGACTTCATCATCGCAAAATTAAAAGACTAG
- a CDS encoding helix-turn-helix domain-containing protein, protein MPSICQGTWDCQICPKAVSNAITHVIYQRGFHKPAQKCEENLILFLMKGEILVNSKEYAGTMLKEGEFILQAIGSMFEMLAMTECECIYYRFIQPELFCDFRFNHIMKEVSPPLIYTPLKIIPELQYFLNGSITYLKGDKVCRDLLSLKRKELAFVLGYYYSDYDLSSLVHPLSKYVNSFQYFVIQNYKKVKTVEELAQLGGYTLSTFRRIFNNVFHEPVYEWMLARRKEGILDDLNNSKCSISEICYKYGFESLPHFSNFCKKSFGVSPRNLRRQDIS, encoded by the coding sequence ATGCCATCTATTTGTCAAGGAACCTGGGATTGTCAAATATGTCCAAAAGCGGTGAGTAATGCCATTACTCATGTGATTTATCAGCGTGGTTTTCATAAACCGGCTCAAAAGTGTGAAGAAAATCTTATCCTTTTTTTGATGAAGGGAGAAATACTGGTCAATAGTAAGGAATATGCGGGGACAATGCTTAAGGAAGGTGAATTTATCCTTCAGGCTATTGGTTCTATGTTTGAGATGCTTGCTATGACTGAATGTGAGTGTATTTATTATCGTTTTATCCAGCCCGAACTGTTTTGTGATTTCCGTTTCAATCATATCATGAAGGAAGTATCTCCTCCACTTATTTATACTCCATTAAAAATAATTCCAGAACTGCAATATTTCCTCAATGGGTCTATCACTTATCTGAAAGGGGATAAAGTCTGTCGGGATTTGCTATCTCTGAAACGAAAAGAATTGGCGTTTGTATTGGGATACTATTATTCCGATTATGATCTTTCGAGCTTGGTGCATCCACTCTCTAAATATGTAAACAGTTTCCAATATTTCGTTATTCAAAACTATAAGAAAGTAAAGACAGTGGAAGAACTGGCACAATTGGGTGGATATACTCTTAGTACATTCCGTCGTATCTTCAATAACGTCTTTCATGAACCTGTTTATGAATGGATGCTGGCGAGACGTAAAGAGGGCATTTTGGACGACTTGAACAACTCTAAATGTAGCATCTCGGAGATATGCTATAAATATGGTTTTGAATCTTTACCCCATTTTTCTAATTTCTGCAAGAAATCTTTTGGTGTCTCTCCACGTAATTTACGTAGGCAAGACATTTCATAA
- a CDS encoding fimbrillin family protein — translation MKKILLAVTAALAITGCSQNEEFDSPSQKAEINFSTAAVTRATAMITDNFKQFKVYGYAHTGEFTTETESKTLLEGIFNKSEDKKWSEKDSNKFYWPSEGNVTFFGYSPVAETGTTYTDPESSKGYPTIVYTVNDDIASQSDFLVADKTGNGTTNVDGISLGFKHALTQIAFKLKGSDSNVNYTVTKLVLKGINNVGTYKWGTNTWESTTGTKDYTIDMVSSAATFVGDGADAVELTGDDKVLMLIPQAPNSAKIEVTYTATDKTTNIVYNNAPKEVNVPTDQWEVSQRIVFTIALTPGKIMNISGEVVNNGWADKEPQPDDLK, via the coding sequence ATGAAGAAGATTTTATTGGCAGTTACAGCTGCTTTGGCAATTACAGGTTGCTCACAGAATGAAGAGTTTGACTCCCCTTCACAGAAAGCCGAAATTAATTTTAGTACAGCTGCTGTTACAAGAGCAACTGCTATGATTACTGATAATTTTAAGCAGTTTAAAGTGTATGGCTATGCGCATACAGGTGAATTTACTACTGAGACTGAAAGTAAAACTCTTCTTGAAGGAATTTTTAATAAGTCAGAAGACAAAAAATGGTCAGAGAAAGATAGCAATAAGTTTTACTGGCCATCCGAAGGTAATGTAACTTTCTTTGGATATAGCCCTGTAGCAGAAACAGGGACTACTTATACTGATCCAGAAAGTTCTAAAGGATATCCTACAATCGTTTATACAGTTAATGATGATATTGCTAGTCAATCAGATTTTTTGGTTGCTGATAAGACTGGTAATGGAACTACTAATGTGGATGGTATTTCTTTAGGATTTAAACATGCTCTGACCCAGATTGCATTTAAGTTGAAAGGGAGTGATTCAAATGTTAATTACACTGTTACAAAATTAGTTCTGAAAGGGATTAACAATGTTGGAACATATAAATGGGGAACGAATACATGGGAGTCTACAACTGGAACGAAAGATTATACGATTGATATGGTAAGTTCTGCTGCAACATTTGTCGGTGATGGTGCAGATGCTGTCGAATTGACAGGTGATGATAAAGTGCTGATGTTGATTCCTCAAGCTCCAAATAGTGCAAAAATAGAGGTTACATATACTGCTACTGATAAGACAACGAATATTGTGTATAATAATGCTCCTAAAGAAGTAAATGTACCGACTGACCAGTGGGAAGTGAGTCAAAGAATTGTTTTCACTATTGCTTTAACCCCTGGTAAGATCATGAATATTTCAGGTGAGGTTGTAAACAATGGTTGGGCTGATAAGGAGCCTCAACCGGATGATCTTAAGTAA
- a CDS encoding DUF5119 domain-containing protein, with product MRNTRYGFLVLLSSLLMLTGCSRRDILDDYPVSGVDIKLDWDGVTDQLPEGVRVIFYPKNGDGRKVDKYLSVRGGEMKVPPGRYSVVVYNYNTESIRIRGEESYETIEAYTGNCNGLGIEGTEKMVWSPDSLYVLNIDELKIEKSEEVLRLDWKLESVVKKYSFAVEAKGLEYVATVVGSIDGLSDCYCIGKGRGVCSSQPIYFEVKKGDNKVTAFFTAFKQVKEMTMPTRMSTSERETSSEKGAIILILKFIKTDNTVQEATIDVTEIIGTLENAGTGEDGKPTPPPEIELPPDDKIEVDKPETPPNPDGGGGMGGNVDGWGPEDNVELPVD from the coding sequence ATGCGAAATACAAGATACGGGTTTCTTGTGCTTTTGTCCTCGCTGCTGATGTTAACTGGATGTAGCCGTCGCGATATATTGGATGATTATCCCGTAAGTGGGGTAGATATAAAGCTGGATTGGGATGGAGTGACAGATCAACTGCCGGAGGGAGTTCGGGTGATTTTTTATCCGAAGAACGGAGATGGCAGGAAAGTAGATAAATACCTTTCGGTACGAGGCGGAGAAATGAAAGTTCCTCCGGGACGGTATTCGGTAGTAGTCTACAATTATAACACGGAATCTATACGAATCAGGGGCGAAGAGTCCTATGAAACGATAGAAGCCTATACGGGAAACTGCAATGGTTTAGGGATTGAAGGAACGGAAAAGATGGTTTGGTCACCGGATTCATTGTATGTGTTGAATATAGATGAGCTGAAAATAGAGAAGAGTGAAGAAGTGCTTCGCTTAGACTGGAAGTTGGAATCTGTGGTGAAGAAATATTCTTTTGCAGTAGAGGCTAAAGGCTTGGAGTATGTTGCAACAGTGGTAGGAAGCATTGATGGATTATCCGATTGTTACTGTATAGGCAAAGGTCGTGGAGTATGTAGCTCACAACCTATCTACTTTGAGGTAAAGAAGGGAGATAATAAGGTAACGGCATTTTTCACCGCTTTCAAACAAGTAAAGGAAATGACAATGCCGACGCGAATGTCAACATCAGAGAGAGAAACTTCTAGTGAGAAAGGTGCTATAATATTAATATTGAAATTTATCAAAACAGATAATACAGTTCAGGAAGCAACAATTGATGTTACTGAAATAATAGGTACACTTGAAAATGCTGGAACAGGGGAAGATGGAAAGCCAACCCCACCACCGGAGATTGAGTTACCGCCTGATGATAAGATTGAGGTTGATAAGCCGGAAACACCACCGAATCCTGATGGAGGTGGAGGAATGGGCGGCAATGTTGATGGATGGGGACCCGAAGATAATGTTGAGTTACCCGTGGATTGA